The following are encoded in a window of Plectropomus leopardus isolate mb chromosome 23, YSFRI_Pleo_2.0, whole genome shotgun sequence genomic DNA:
- the lratb.2 gene encoding lecithin retinol acyltransferase b, tandem duplicate 2, translated as MFPLQLLALLFISTPRPEPGDKRKRRDEETKYDLTFRRGDLLEVPRTLFTHFGIYLGGGRVAHFIPDIMPVISSDQIQIKQMVTNTRLILGVLAKCGSVRVDSVEDFAYGSEIFINTIDKVCSRPALQGEEVARRAEKLQGHVDYSLLWYNCEHYVMYCRYGTVLSYQTFQFCKTVRKLLLSRRVAKATAVIGVCLLLYLEAVTACSAMLAVLLPFLIWMAA; from the exons ATGTTCCCGCTGCAGCTGCTCgctctgctcttcatctccacGCCGAGACCCGAGCCCGGAgacaagaggaagaggagggacgAGGAGACGAAGTACGATCTGACCTTCAGGAGGGGGGACCTGCTGGAGGTTCCCAGGACTCTGTTCACTCACTTTGGGATTTACCTGGGCGGCGGCAG AGTCGCCCACTTCATCCCAGACATCATGCCCGTCATCTCCAGTGACCAGATTCAAATCAAACAGATGGTCACCAACACCAGACTCATACTGGGAGTACTGGCCAAG TGTGGCAGTGTGAGGGTGGACTCGGTGGAGGACTTCGCCTACGGATCTGAGATATTCATCAACACGATTGACAAG GTGTGCAGCCGGCCGGCGCtgcagggggaggaggtggcCAGGAGGGCGGAGAAGCTGCAGGGCCACGTGGACTACAGCCTGCTGTGGTATAACTGCGAACACTACGTCATGTACTGTCGATACGGCACCGTCCTGAGCTACCAGACGTTTCAG TTCTGTAAAACGGTGAGGAAGCTGTTGCTGAGTCGGCGTGTTGCCAAGGCGACGGCGGTGAtaggtgtgtgtctgctgctgtaCCTGGAGGCTGTGACCGCCTGCTCCGCCATGCTGGCTGTCCTGCTGCCCTTCCTCATCTGGATGGCTGCGTAA